The stretch of DNA TACAAACAGCTCTATTATTTTTATTTTAAATTTATCATGCCGTTGTTTGGCAAGTTATTTGCTAAGAGCTATAAAGAGTACTCTTGGCTCCAGGAATCAGCAAGAAATTTCCCTGGTATGAAAGAACTTGCGAGAATGTTTGAGACTGCCGGATTTAAAGATGTTTACTATAAGCCATATAGCGGTGGGGCTGCAGCAGTCCATATAGGAAATAAAAAATAAGTTTTACTAGAAAAGCAAACAGGACGAAAAGCTGGTGAATACAAATGAAATTAAAGATGATGTATTCATTTTTGAATTCAGATATAAATACAATAGAAAGAAAGTTAGAAGAGACCATTCAGGCGGATTCTCTTCTTTTGAAACGGGCTTCTTTACATACCCTGCAGGCAGGAGGTAAAAGAATTCGGCCTGTTTTTGTTTTATTGGCTGGAAAGTTTGGTCAATATGATATTAATGTAATGAAAAACGTTGCTGTTGCTCTTGAACTTATTCACATGGCTTCACTCGTACATGATGATGTGATTGACGATGCGGATTTGCGGAGGGGTCAGCCAACTGTTAAAGCAAAATGGGACAACAAGACGGCCATGTATACGGGTGATTTTATCTTTGCACTTTCTCTTGAATTGATGAGTGATATTAAAAAGCCCTTAGCTCATAAAATATTAGCCAATACCATTGTTGAGGTAACGGTTGGTGAAATTCAACAGATAAAAGATAAGTATCGTTTTGATCAAAATCTCAGGGATTATTTGAGAAGAATAAAGCGAAAGACAGCATTGTTAATTTCGGCAAGCTGTCAACTGGGTGCGATTGCTGCTGAGGTAGAAGAGTCTGTACATAAAAAACTGTATCTATTTGGTTATTATGTCGGTATGGCTTTTCAAATTACAGATGACATTCTAGATTTTACCTCATCTGAAGAGGAATTAGGTAAGCCTGCTGGCAGTGATTTGCTCCAAGGTAATATTACAGCTCCCGCTCTTTATGCGATGGAGGATGAAGGTATTCGCTCCGAAATTGAAAAGGTCCATGTGGATATGGAACCAGTTCAAATACAAAAAATTATCTCACTCATTAAAAATTCAGGGGCAATTGAAAAATCTATTGCTTTAAGTGATATGTACTTAGATAAAGCACTAGCAGTACTAGAAGACCTTCCTGCTAATAGAGCCAAAAAAACACTAAGAGATATCGCAAAATTTATCGGACGCCGGAAATATTAAAAGAAGGGAGTTAATCTAGGATTAACTCCCTTCATTTATAGACTTGCGAAATATTCAAAACAATGTTAATATTTTCGGTGGGTTGTTAATAAGACATCCATATACATACATAACTAGGAGTGGAATTCATGGAAAAAACATTTTTAATGGTGAAGCCTGATGGCGTACAGCGTAATTTAATCGGAGAAATCGTTGCTCGTTTCGAAAAAAAGGGCTTCCAGTTAGTAGGCGCTAAATTAATGAGCATTCCGACTGAACTTGCAGAGGAACACTATGGTGAGCACAAAGAACGTCCATTCTTTGGTGAATTAGTAGATTTCATTACATCTGGCCCTGTATTTGCAATGGTTTGGCAAGGTGAGAATGTTATTGCAACAGCACGTCAAATGATGGGATCAACCAACCCAAAGGACGCTGCGCCTGGTACAATCCGTGGTGATTTTGGCTTAACAGTTGGAAAGAATGTTATTCACGGTTCAGATTCACCTGCAAGTGCAGAGCGTGAAATTGGATTGTTTTTTAAAGATGGCGGCGTAGTAGAGTACTCTAAACTCGTAAACGAATGGATTTACTAATTATATAAAAAAAGGCACTTGTATAGCTATACAGGTGCCTTTTTTGTATGCGCATACATTGGAATAATAAAAATTTTTCTGCAACAATGGTGTACAAATCGATTAACTGTTATTATCATTAAATAAATAATCAACTTTTAGTTTATGCTATTTTCAGATAATTATACTAGGTTTATTAGTCTGTTTATGGTATATTGATAAAAATCCTTTAATGAGTTGAAGGGGGAAAGTGTAATGGGAATGAGATATTTAACAGCTGGAGAATCACACGGTCCACAATTAACGACAATACTAGAAGGTCTGCCAGCAGGAATGCCATTATTAGCTGAAGACATAAATACTGAACTTGCAAGACGGCAACAAGGATACGGTCGTGGCAGAAGGATGCAAATAGAGAAAGATACCGTTGAAATCACATCTGGAGTACGACATGGACTAACACTTGGGTCTCCGATTGCTCTAAACGTAAAGAACAATGACTGGAAGCATTGGACAAAAATTATGGGAGCAGACCCATTAGAAGAAGGTCAAGAGGATGAGGTAAAACGAAAAATAACCCGCCCAAGGCCAGGCCATGCTGATTTAAACGGGGCGATAAAATATGGTCACCGTGATATGAGAAATGTCCTTGAGCGTTCTTCTGCACGCGAAACAACAGTTAGAGTAGCAGCAGGAGCCGTTGCTAAGAAGCTTTTATCTTTAGTTGGCGTTACACTTGTTTCGCATGTGGTTGAAATTGGTGGTATTCAAGCAAAAGCAAACGCTAATTTATCTATCGAAGAGTTAAAAGAGAGAACTGAGCTTTCACCTGTACGCTGCGCTGACCCTGATGTTGAACAGGAAATGATGAATGCCATTGACACTGCTAAGAAAAATGGTGATTCAATTGGCGGTGTGGTAGAAGTCATCGCAGTTGGCATGCCTGCTGGGGTGGGTAGCTATGTTCAATATGACAGAAAATTAGATGCAAAGCTTGCTGCAGCGATTGTAAGTATTAATGCATTTAAAGGAGTAGAGTTTGGAATCGGCTTTGAAGCAGCAAGAAAGCCGGGAAGTGAAGTACATGATGAGATTGTTTGGGATCAAGAAAACGGTTATATACGAAAGACGAACCGTTTAGGTGGTTTCGAAGGTGGAATGAGCACAGGAATGCCGATTGTTGTTCGAGGCGTAATGAAGCCTATTCCGACATTATATAAGCCATTAATGAGTGTTGATATTGATACGAAAGAGCCGTTTTCAGCTAGTGTGGAACGCTCAGATAGTTGTGCTGTCCCTGCAGCTGCGGTTGTTGCCGAGAATGTCGTTGCATGGGAATTAGCCAATTCTCTTATCGATCAATTTTATAGTGACCGCTTTGAAACATTTGCCGATGAAATTAAACGTCAGCGTGAGTACGCGAGGGAATTTTAATGGAATCCATTCACATACAAACGAGTTCCAAAAACTATGATGTGTTTGTTGGTAAGGATATTTTAAGAGAAATCAGCTTTTTTTTAAAAAATCATTTTCCTAATTTAA from Neobacillus sp. CF12 encodes:
- the hepT gene encoding heptaprenyl diphosphate synthase component II, which translates into the protein MKLKMMYSFLNSDINTIERKLEETIQADSLLLKRASLHTLQAGGKRIRPVFVLLAGKFGQYDINVMKNVAVALELIHMASLVHDDVIDDADLRRGQPTVKAKWDNKTAMYTGDFIFALSLELMSDIKKPLAHKILANTIVEVTVGEIQQIKDKYRFDQNLRDYLRRIKRKTALLISASCQLGAIAAEVEESVHKKLYLFGYYVGMAFQITDDILDFTSSEEELGKPAGSDLLQGNITAPALYAMEDEGIRSEIEKVHVDMEPVQIQKIISLIKNSGAIEKSIALSDMYLDKALAVLEDLPANRAKKTLRDIAKFIGRRKY
- the ndk gene encoding nucleoside-diphosphate kinase; amino-acid sequence: MEKTFLMVKPDGVQRNLIGEIVARFEKKGFQLVGAKLMSIPTELAEEHYGEHKERPFFGELVDFITSGPVFAMVWQGENVIATARQMMGSTNPKDAAPGTIRGDFGLTVGKNVIHGSDSPASAEREIGLFFKDGGVVEYSKLVNEWIY
- the aroC gene encoding chorismate synthase, with protein sequence MRYLTAGESHGPQLTTILEGLPAGMPLLAEDINTELARRQQGYGRGRRMQIEKDTVEITSGVRHGLTLGSPIALNVKNNDWKHWTKIMGADPLEEGQEDEVKRKITRPRPGHADLNGAIKYGHRDMRNVLERSSARETTVRVAAGAVAKKLLSLVGVTLVSHVVEIGGIQAKANANLSIEELKERTELSPVRCADPDVEQEMMNAIDTAKKNGDSIGGVVEVIAVGMPAGVGSYVQYDRKLDAKLAAAIVSINAFKGVEFGIGFEAARKPGSEVHDEIVWDQENGYIRKTNRLGGFEGGMSTGMPIVVRGVMKPIPTLYKPLMSVDIDTKEPFSASVERSDSCAVPAAAVVAENVVAWELANSLIDQFYSDRFETFADEIKRQREYAREF